One stretch of Pseudomonas fragi DNA includes these proteins:
- a CDS encoding ABC transporter ATP-binding protein, translating to MALATPALEIRNLHKRYGELEVLKGISLTARDGDVISILGSSGSGKSTLLRCINLLENPHEGQIVVAGEELKLKKAKNGELIAADGKQINRMRSELGFVFQNFNLWPHMTILDNIIEAPRRVLGQSKAEAIEVAEALLAKVGIGEKRHAYPSELSGGQQQRAAIARTLAMQPKVILFDEPTSALDPEMVQEVLSVIRALAEEGRTMLLVTHEMGFARQVSTEVVFLHQGLIEEQGSPEQVFDNPVSARCKQFMSSNR from the coding sequence ATGGCTTTGGCCACGCCCGCGCTTGAAATCCGCAACTTGCACAAACGCTACGGCGAGCTTGAGGTACTCAAGGGTATCTCGCTGACCGCACGCGACGGCGACGTGATCTCGATCCTGGGTTCTTCCGGTTCCGGCAAGTCCACTCTGCTGCGCTGCATCAACCTGCTCGAGAACCCCCACGAGGGGCAGATCGTGGTCGCCGGTGAAGAGCTCAAACTCAAGAAAGCCAAAAATGGCGAACTGATCGCGGCCGACGGCAAGCAGATCAACCGCATGCGCAGCGAACTGGGTTTTGTGTTTCAAAACTTTAACCTGTGGCCGCACATGACCATCCTCGACAACATTATCGAGGCGCCACGTCGCGTGCTGGGGCAAAGCAAGGCCGAGGCCATCGAAGTGGCTGAAGCGTTGCTGGCCAAGGTCGGCATTGGCGAAAAACGCCATGCCTACCCCTCTGAATTGTCCGGCGGCCAGCAGCAACGCGCAGCGATTGCCCGCACCCTGGCCATGCAGCCCAAAGTCATTCTGTTCGATGAACCGACATCGGCACTTGACCCGGAAATGGTTCAAGAAGTACTTAGTGTGATCCGCGCGCTCGCCGAAGAAGGTCGCACTATGCTGCTGGTCACCCACGAGATGGGCTTTGCCCGCCAGGTGTCCACCGAAGTAGTGTTTTTGCACCAGGGCCTGATCGAAGAGCAAGGGTCGCCAGAACAGGTGTTCGACAACCCGGTTTCGGCGCGCTGTAAACAATTCATGTCCAGCAACCGCTAA
- a CDS encoding ABC transporter substrate-binding protein — MQTYKKLLMAAAATLVFSANALAVDKYKVGIEGAYPPFNNKNASGEVVGFDPDIAMALCAKMKAECEIVTSDWDGIIPALNAKKYDFIVSSLSITDERKQAVDFTDPYYSNKQQFIAPKKVDFKTDLASLKGKALGTQRSTQAATWLDDNLGTDATISLYDTQENAYLDLTSGRVDALLADKYANYDWLKSPAGQAYEFKGEPVNEDDKVGIALRKGDNELRAKLNLALKQIVEDGTYKKINDKYFPFSIY, encoded by the coding sequence ATGCAGACCTATAAAAAGCTTCTCATGGCCGCTGCCGCCACACTGGTTTTCAGCGCCAACGCCCTGGCTGTAGACAAGTACAAAGTCGGTATTGAAGGGGCTTACCCACCGTTCAACAACAAGAACGCCAGTGGTGAAGTCGTCGGCTTCGACCCGGACATCGCCATGGCCCTGTGCGCCAAGATGAAAGCCGAGTGTGAAATCGTCACCTCGGACTGGGACGGCATCATCCCGGCCCTGAACGCCAAAAAGTACGACTTCATCGTGTCGTCGCTGTCGATCACTGACGAGCGCAAGCAGGCGGTGGACTTCACCGACCCGTACTACTCCAACAAGCAGCAGTTCATTGCGCCGAAAAAAGTCGACTTCAAAACCGACCTCGCGTCCCTCAAGGGCAAGGCCCTGGGCACCCAGCGTTCGACCCAGGCCGCAACCTGGCTGGATGACAACCTGGGCACTGACGCTACCATCTCCCTGTACGACACCCAGGAAAACGCCTACCTCGACCTGACGTCGGGCCGCGTAGATGCGCTGCTGGCTGACAAGTATGCCAACTACGACTGGCTGAAAAGCCCGGCTGGCCAGGCATACGAGTTCAAGGGTGAGCCGGTCAACGAAGACGACAAGGTCGGTATTGCCCTGCGCAAGGGCGACAACGAACTGCGCGCCAAGCTGAACCTGGCCCTCAAGCAAATCGTTGAAGACGGCACGTACAAGAAGATCAACGACAAGTACTTCCCGTTCAGCATCTACTGA
- the gabP gene encoding GABA permease yields the protein MSNTQSSSGLEQGLKPRHVTMLSIAGVIGAGLFVGSGHAIAQAGPAVLLAYAAAGTLVVLVMRMLAEMAVASPDTGSFSTYADRAIGHWAGFTIGWLYWWFWVLVIPLEAVAAGTILHAWFPGTAIWVFTLVITLLLTATNLFSVKNYGEFEFWFALVKVLAIIGFIILGLLAIFGYLPTSQVSGVAHLSDTIGFMPNGMGAVLAAMLTTMFSFMGTEIVTIAAAESKDPSKQITKATNSVIWRIGLFYLVSIFIVVALVPWNDPSLAQLGSYQTVLDRMGIPNAKLIVDIVVLIAVTSCLNSALYTSSRMLYSLSKRGDAPAAAKRTNAAGTPYWAVMMSTGAAFVAVFANYVAPAAVFEFLLASSGAIALLVYLVIAVSQLRMRQKRTALGENISFKMWLFPGLTYAVIVFIVAILTVMLFQEAHRVEIMATGLLSILVVVAGLLVARRRRIEKLGAPVLN from the coding sequence ATGAGCAATACGCAATCCTCTAGCGGCCTGGAACAAGGGCTCAAACCACGGCATGTGACCATGCTGTCGATTGCCGGTGTTATCGGCGCCGGTTTGTTTGTCGGTTCCGGACACGCGATTGCCCAGGCGGGCCCCGCTGTGCTGCTGGCCTATGCCGCAGCAGGCACGCTGGTTGTACTGGTGATGCGCATGCTGGCCGAAATGGCCGTTGCCTCGCCGGACACCGGTTCGTTCTCCACTTACGCCGACCGTGCCATCGGGCACTGGGCCGGTTTTACCATTGGCTGGCTGTACTGGTGGTTCTGGGTCCTGGTGATCCCGCTGGAAGCTGTCGCCGCAGGTACCATCCTGCATGCGTGGTTCCCGGGCACGGCGATCTGGGTGTTTACCCTGGTCATCACCCTGTTGCTGACCGCCACCAACCTGTTTAGCGTCAAGAACTACGGCGAGTTCGAGTTCTGGTTTGCGCTGGTCAAGGTGCTGGCGATTATCGGCTTTATCATTTTGGGTCTGCTGGCCATTTTCGGCTATCTGCCTACCAGCCAGGTCAGCGGTGTCGCGCATCTGTCCGATACCATCGGCTTTATGCCCAATGGCATGGGCGCCGTTCTGGCTGCCATGCTGACCACCATGTTCTCGTTCATGGGCACTGAAATCGTCACCATCGCGGCGGCGGAATCCAAAGACCCGAGCAAGCAGATCACCAAGGCCACCAACTCGGTGATCTGGCGTATTGGCTTGTTCTATCTGGTGTCGATTTTCATCGTTGTGGCCCTGGTGCCGTGGAACGACCCGAGCCTGGCGCAGTTGGGTTCCTACCAGACCGTGCTTGATCGCATGGGCATCCCGAATGCCAAGCTGATCGTGGATATCGTGGTACTGATTGCCGTCACCAGTTGCCTGAACTCGGCGCTCTACACCTCTTCGCGCATGCTCTACTCCCTGAGCAAACGTGGTGATGCACCGGCCGCGGCCAAGCGCACCAACGCTGCGGGCACGCCTTACTGGGCGGTGATGATGTCCACGGGCGCAGCCTTTGTAGCGGTATTCGCCAACTACGTGGCTCCGGCAGCCGTGTTCGAGTTCCTGCTGGCCAGCTCTGGTGCCATTGCATTGCTGGTGTATCTGGTGATTGCCGTGTCGCAACTGCGCATGCGCCAGAAGCGCACGGCTCTGGGCGAGAATATTTCGTTCAAGATGTGGCTGTTCCCGGGCCTGACCTATGCAGTAATCGTCTTTATCGTGGCTATTCTGACGGTCATGCTGTTCCAGGAAGCGCATCGCGTTGAAATCATGGCTACCGGTTTGCTAAGCATTCTGGTGGTGGTGGCAGGCCTGCTGGTGGCACGCCGTCGTCGCATTGAGAAGTTGGGGGCACCGGTACTCAACTGA